The Aedes aegypti strain LVP_AGWG chromosome 3, AaegL5.0 Primary Assembly, whole genome shotgun sequence genome contains a region encoding:
- the LOC5569663 gene encoding cytochrome P450 4d1 isoform X1 — MKKKKRIHSIQPQRPTKFRPSSQQQRPQRTEFLPIIQRLTDEYGDVFRFWQGPEFTLYVGRPSMIETLLTDKNLTDKSGEYGYLSNWLGDGLLLSKRNKWHARRKAITPAFHFKILEQFVDVFDRNASELVDVLGKHADSGEVFDIFPHVLLYALDVICESAMGTSVNALRNADSEYVRAVKEAANVSIKRMFDFIRRTPLFYLTPSYQQLRKSLKVLHGYTDNVITSRRKQLSNSSNKNHKDSDDFGFRRKEAFLDMLLKTNINGKPLTDLEIREEVDTFMFEGHDTTTSAVVFTLLNLAKHPAIQQKVYDEIESVIGNDLQKPIELSDLHDLSYLEMVIKETLRLYPSVPLIGRRCVEETTIEGKTIPAGANIIVGVFFMGRDPNYFEKPLDFIPERFSGEKSVEKFNPYKYIPFSAGPRNCIGQKFALNEMKSVISKLLRHYEFILPAGSPAEPLLASELILKPHHGVPLQIRRRGH, encoded by the exons aatttttaccgATCATCCAGCGTCTTACCGATGAATATGGTGATgtattccgtttttggcaaggACCAGAATTCACATTATATGTGGGTAGACCATCCATGATTGAA ACCCTCCTAACGGACAAGAATTTGACGGACAAGTCCGGCGAGTACGGCTACCTCTCCAACTGGCTCGGCGATGGCCTATTGCTAAGTAAACGAAACAAATGGCATGCCCGACGGAAAGCCATCACTCCGGCGTTTCACTTTAAGATCCTGGAACAGTTTGTGGATGTGTTCGATCGAAACGCGTCTGAACTGGTGGACGTCCTTGGGAAGCATGCCGACAGCGGAGAAGTGTTTGACATTTTCCCACATGTCCTGCTCTACGCTTTGGATGTGATCTGTG AAAGTGCAATGGGAACGTCCGTGAACGCACTTCGGAATGCCGATTCCGAATACGTTCGAGCAGTCAAGGAAGCGGCCAACGTTTCGATCAAAAGAATGTTTGATTTCATTCGACGCACTCCTCTTTTCTACCTTACTCCGAGCTATCAACAACTGAGAAAATCTCTGAAGGTCCTTCATGGGTACACGGATAACGTGATAACATCGCGTCGGAAGCAACTAAGCAATAGCTCCAACAAAAATCACAAGGATTCAGATGACTTCGGATTCAGGCGAAAGGAAGCGTTTCTTGATATGCTTCTGAAAACGAATATCAACGGAAAACCGCTGACCGATCTGGAGATCAGAGAAGAAGTGGATACTTTCATGTTTGAAGGTCATGACACAACCACCTCGGCTGTGGTCTTCACGCTGTTAAATCTGGCCAAACATCCCGCAATACAGCAGAAAGTCTACGACGAGATTGAATCCGTTATAGGAAACGATCTTCAAAAGCCAATAGAGTTGTCCGATTTGCACGACCTTTCGTATCTGGAAATGGTGATCAAAGAAACCCTACGCCTGTACCCATCGGTACCACTGATCGGTCGGAGGTGCGTCGAAGAGACTACCATCGAAGGCAAGACGATTCCGGCCGGAGCGAACATCATCGTCGGTGTGTTCTTCATGGGACGGGATCCGAACTATTTTGAGAAGCCGCTAGATTTCATCCCGGAACGGTTCTCTGGAGAGAAATCTGTGGAAAAGTTCAACCCCTACAAATACATCCCGTTCAGTGCCGGTCCTCGGAACTGTATTG GCCAAAAATTCGCTCTCAACGAAATGAAAAGTGTGATATCGAAACTTTTGCGCCACTACGAGTTCATCTTACCGGCAGGCAGCCCCGCTGAACCTCTGCTAGCATCTGAGTTGATTCTGAAACCTCATCATGGAGTCCCACTACAGATCAGACGCAGAGGCCACTAG